The following are encoded together in the Glycine max cultivar Williams 82 chromosome 8, Glycine_max_v4.0, whole genome shotgun sequence genome:
- the LOC121175243 gene encoding secreted RxLR effector protein 161-like produces MQKIPYALAVGSLMYAQVCTRPDITFVVGVLGRYLSNPGLQHWKAVKRVMHYLKRTKGYMLTYQKSDNLEIIGYSDSDFAGCQDNKRSTSGYIYMLAGGAISWKSAKQTLVASSTMAAKFVACFEASNHGIWLRNFVTSLRVVNAIERPLKI; encoded by the coding sequence ATGCAGAAGATTCCCTATGCGTTAGCAGTGGGAAGTCTGATGTATGCTCAAGTTTGTACTCGTCCCGACATAACATTTGTCGTAGGAGTTCTGGGCAGATACTTGAGTAATCCTGGATTGCAACATTGGAAGGCAGTGAAACGTGTAATGCATTACTTGAAGAGAACAAAAGGTTACATGCTCACTTATCAGAAGTCTGACAATTTGGAGATCATCGGATACTCAGACTCTGATTTTGCTGGATGTCAAGACAACAAACGCTCCACTTCtggatacatatatatgttggcTGGAGGAGCTATATCTTGGAAGTCTGCTAAACAGACTCTTGTAGCTTCTTCAACCATGGCTGCGAAGTTTGTTGCTTGTTTTGAGGCATCTAATCACGGGATATGGCTGCGAAACTTTGTCACTAGTTTGCGTGTGGTCAATGCCATTGAAAGACCATTGAAAATTTAG
- the LOC100778043 gene encoding protein PLASTID REDOX INSENSITIVE 2, chloroplastic isoform X1, with product MLLFTPSPVTVTLSPRKPFPSNALTLHHCFPPFSAKPISRNSFTCALTHSPTHTHVYPDPVPEFAEHETHKFKVELFRKLSEDDVDEFGDDLDAVVAVCAQVFIPLRGASNMRQAIKQCSMKHLTCHNLALLNLQTLRCSAKRDAMISASVQHVWNSLACICLSSLPETHHAVTSSVPIDHKDTNTKIIKTNCI from the exons ATGCTGCTTTTCACTCCCTCTCCCGTAACGGTTACTCTCTCTCCCAGAAAACCATTTCCCTCAAACGCTCTTACTCTGCACCACTGTTTCCCTCCCTTCTCTGCAAAACCCATTTCCAGAAATTCCTTCACATGCGCTCTCACACATTCACCCACCCACACGCACGTGTACCCCGACCCAGTTCCCGAATTCGCAGAACAC GAGACCCATAAGTTCAAAGTTGAACTCTTTCGGAAGCTTTCGGAAGATGACGTGGACGAGTTCGGGGACGACCTTGATGCGGTTGTTGCCGTTTGCGCGCAG GTATTCATTCCACTAAGAGGAGCATCAAACATGAGACAGGCAATCAAGCAATGTTCTATGAAACACCTTACATGTCACAACCTAGCACTACTCAACTTGCAGACTCTGAGATGCTCTGCAAAGAGGGACGCCATGATTTCAGCTTCAGTGCAGCATGTGTGGAACTCATTAGCCTGTATCTGTCTGTCCTCATTGCCTGAAACTCATCATGCAGTAACATCATCAGTACCCATCGACCATAAagacacaaacacaaaaattataaagacaAATTGTATATAA
- the LOC100778043 gene encoding protein PLASTID REDOX INSENSITIVE 2, chloroplastic isoform X2 encodes MLLFTPSPVTVTLSPRKPFPSNALTLHHCFPPFSAKPISRNSFTCALTHSPTHTHVYPDPVPEFAEHETHKFKVELFRKLSEDDVDEFGDDLDAVVAVCAQIFSEFLHKEYGGPGTLLVEPFTDMMVALKKKKLPGAALAARASLLWAQNFVDKDWEVWNSKI; translated from the exons ATGCTGCTTTTCACTCCCTCTCCCGTAACGGTTACTCTCTCTCCCAGAAAACCATTTCCCTCAAACGCTCTTACTCTGCACCACTGTTTCCCTCCCTTCTCTGCAAAACCCATTTCCAGAAATTCCTTCACATGCGCTCTCACACATTCACCCACCCACACGCACGTGTACCCCGACCCAGTTCCCGAATTCGCAGAACAC GAGACCCATAAGTTCAAAGTTGAACTCTTTCGGAAGCTTTCGGAAGATGACGTGGACGAGTTCGGGGACGACCTTGATGCGGTTGTTGCCGTTTGCGCGCAG ATATTTAGTGAGTTTTTGCACAAGGAATATGGAGGTCCTGGGACATTGTTGGTGGAGCCATTCACGGATATGATGGTTGCtctaaagaagaagaaactacCAGGAGCAGCTCTGGCTGCAAGAGCGTCACTATTATgggcacaaaattttgttgaTAAGGATTGGGAAGTTTGGAactcaaaaatttaa
- the LOC100777855 gene encoding uncharacterized protein, with product MGNCQAVDAAALVIQHPSGKIERLYWPVSASEVMRTNPGHYVSLIIPLAVPDDQGQINQEQQKAVLFTRVKLLRPNETLTLGHAYRLVTTQEVVKAVKAKKHAKMRKPQVKAMEGMQIVQLEKPVSDSESTGGMLDTRNIYQVCFCYSLATVNFLFAFFG from the exons ATGGGAAATTGCCAAGCTGTGGATGCTGCAGCACTTGTGATCCAACACCCATCTGGGAAGATAGAGAGGTTGTATTGGCCAGTGAGTGCAAGTGAGGTCATGAGGACTAATCCAGGGCATTATGTTTCCTTGATCATACCATTGGCTGTGCCTGATGATCAAGGGCAGATCAATCAGGAGCAGCAGAAGGCCGTGCTTTTTACGCGCGTCAAGCTGCTCCGGCCAAATGAGACTCTCACCCTTGGCCATGCTTATAGGCTGGTCACTACTCAAG AGGTTGTGAAGGCAGTGAAAGCAAAGAAACATGCAAAGATGAGGAAGCCACAGGTGAAGGCAATGGAGGGTATGCAAATAGTGCAGCTGGAAAAGCCAGTTTCAGATAGTGAGAGTACTGGAGGGATGTTGGACACAAGAAATATATATCAGGTGTGCTTCTGTTACTCATTAGCAACAGTCAATTTTCTCTTTGCGTTTTTTGGTTGA
- the LOC100776807 gene encoding eukaryotic translation initiation factor 3 subunit G, translating to MAHQGEPAKLRWGELEEDDGEDLDFLLPPRQVIGPDENGIKKVIEYKFDEDGNKVKITTTTRTRKLANARLSKRAIERRSWPKFGDAVHEDVGARLTMVSTEEILLERPKPLGAKTEEPKNAGDPLAQFQKGAVLMVCRTCGKKGDHWTSRCPYKDLAPPSEGFIDKPAAADAGAAAAGATKGAYVPPGMRAGAERTTGSDMRRRNDENSVRVTNLSEDTREPDLLELFRPFGPVSRVYVAIDQKTGMSRGFGFVNFVNREDAQRAIGKLNGYGYDNLILRVEWATPRAN from the exons ATGGCGCATCAAGGAGAACCGGCGAAGCTGCGATGGGGAGAGCTGGAGGAGGACGACGGAGAGGATTTGGACTTCCTCCTGCCGCCGCGGCAGGTGATAGGGCCCGACGAGAACGGGATAAAGAAGGTGATCGAGTACAAGTTCGACGAGGACGGGAACAAGGTAAAGATCACCACCACCACACGCACGCGCAAACTCGCCAACGCGCGTCTCAGCAAACGCGCCATCGAGCGCCGCTCCTGGCCCAAGTTCGGCGACGCCGTACACGAAGACGTCGGCGCCCGCCTCACCATGGTCTCCACCGAAGAGATCCTCCTCGAACGCCCCAAGCCTCttg GTGCCAAGACAGAGGAGCCAAAGAATGCTGGAGACCCATTGGCTCAATTTCAGAAAGGTGCTGTTCTCATGGTCTGTAGGACTTGTGGGAAGAAGGGTGATCACTGGACCTCAAGGTGTCCATACAAGGATCTTGCCCCGCCATCTGAGGGATTCATCGATAAACCTGCGGCCGCGGATGCTGGTGCGGCCGCTGCTGGTGCAACCAAGGGAGCATATGTGCCTCCTGGTATGAGGGCAGGTGCTGAGAGGACTACTGGATCTGATATGCGACGCAGGAATGATGAGAACTCTGTGAGAGTAACTAACCTCTCTGAGGACACAAGAGAGCCTGATTTGCTGGAGCTGTTCCGTCCTTTCGGCCCTGTCAGCAGAGTCTATGTTGCCATTGATCAGAAGACTGGCATGAGCAGAGGGTTTGGCTTTGTTAACTTTGTCAACAGGGAAGATGCACAAAGAGCCATCGGCAAGCTCAATGGTTATGGCTATGACAATCTCATCCTTAGAGTTGAATGGGCAACCCCAAGAGCAAATTAA